In Pectobacterium aroidearum, the following are encoded in one genomic region:
- a CDS encoding sulfate ABC transporter substrate-binding protein: MNQVQVKGWLVKGSLALSLLLGGQSVVSATELLNSSYDVSRELFVALNPGFEKQWLSQHPNDPLTIKQSHAGSSKQALAILQGLKADVVTYNQVTDVQILHDRGQLIPADWQARLPNNSSPFYSTMAFLVRKGNPKGIHDWNDLVRDDVKLIFPNPKTSGNARYTYLAAWGATSKANGGDETKTRAWITRFLANVAVFDTGGRGATTTFVERQLGDVLISFESEVNNIRNQYGAENYEVIVPKVNVLAEFPVAWIDKNVEKNGTEQAAKAYLNYLYSPEAQKIITDFYYRVNNPELTQTLKSRFPETTLFRVEDQFGTWPQVMKTHFDTGGELDKLLAAGRQ, translated from the coding sequence ATGAATCAAGTACAGGTGAAAGGCTGGCTGGTGAAAGGTTCTCTGGCGCTGTCATTGCTGCTGGGTGGGCAGAGTGTTGTCTCTGCTACCGAGCTGCTGAACAGCTCTTATGATGTGTCGCGTGAGCTATTTGTAGCGCTCAATCCCGGCTTTGAAAAACAGTGGCTGTCGCAGCATCCTAACGACCCGCTGACGATCAAACAATCGCATGCCGGTTCGTCTAAACAGGCGTTGGCTATTCTGCAAGGCCTGAAGGCCGATGTCGTGACCTATAATCAGGTGACCGACGTCCAGATCCTGCACGATCGCGGGCAACTGATCCCCGCCGATTGGCAAGCGCGTTTACCGAATAACAGCTCTCCGTTCTACTCCACCATGGCGTTTCTGGTTCGCAAAGGCAATCCTAAAGGGATCCACGACTGGAACGATTTGGTGCGCGATGACGTGAAGCTGATTTTCCCGAACCCGAAAACGTCCGGCAATGCTCGTTATACCTACCTTGCTGCCTGGGGCGCGACCAGCAAAGCCAACGGTGGCGATGAGACCAAAACCCGTGCGTGGATAACCCGTTTTCTGGCGAACGTCGCAGTATTTGATACCGGCGGTCGCGGGGCAACCACCACATTTGTGGAACGTCAGTTGGGTGATGTGCTGATCAGCTTTGAATCTGAGGTGAATAACATCCGTAATCAGTATGGTGCCGAGAACTACGAGGTGATCGTCCCGAAGGTCAACGTATTGGCGGAGTTCCCCGTGGCGTGGATCGACAAGAATGTCGAGAAGAACGGCACCGAGCAGGCGGCAAAAGCCTATCTGAATTATCTGTATAGCCCGGAAGCGCAGAAAATTATCACCGATTTTTACTATCGCGTGAATAACCCTGAATTAACGCAAACGCTGAAATCCCGCTTCCCGGAAACCACTTTATTCCGAGTGGAGGATCAGTTCGGAACGTGGCCACAGGTGATGAAAACCCACTTCGACACGGGTGGCGAACTGGATAAGCTGCTGGCGGCTGGTCGTCAGTAA
- a CDS encoding Dyp-type peroxidase: MTPIQSGILLEHRRFAIFMEAMIQGEFDAIRQGCKKFCQTLQALQQQYPDAGLGAVLAFGNDVWRDLDCNRGAEELKPFTPLGNGLAPATQRDLLIHIQSLRHDVNFTLAQAALAAFGGAIRIEEETHGFRWVEDRDLSGFVDGTENPQGDARHAVAIIPEGQPDAGGSYVFTQRWEHNLKQLQRFSVEQQEQMIGRTKQDNEELSSDERPVTSHLSRVDLKEDGKGLKILRQSLPYGTASGKNGLYFIAYCARLHNIEQQLLSMFGDRDGKRDEMLRFTRAVSGSYFFAPSLDQLLSL; encoded by the coding sequence ATGACACCAATTCAAAGCGGTATTTTATTGGAACACCGCCGTTTTGCCATTTTTATGGAAGCGATGATTCAGGGAGAGTTTGATGCTATCCGGCAGGGATGCAAAAAATTCTGTCAGACATTACAAGCGTTACAGCAGCAGTATCCCGACGCGGGATTAGGCGCGGTGCTGGCATTTGGCAACGATGTCTGGCGCGATCTGGACTGCAACCGCGGCGCAGAGGAACTCAAGCCCTTTACGCCGTTGGGCAACGGGCTCGCTCCTGCCACGCAGCGCGATCTGCTGATCCATATCCAATCGCTGCGCCATGATGTGAACTTCACGCTGGCTCAGGCGGCGCTGGCCGCGTTTGGTGGGGCGATTCGTATCGAGGAAGAGACGCACGGCTTCCGCTGGGTGGAAGATCGTGATTTAAGCGGCTTTGTCGACGGCACGGAAAACCCACAGGGCGATGCTCGTCATGCTGTGGCGATTATCCCTGAAGGCCAACCGGATGCGGGTGGCAGTTATGTGTTTACCCAACGTTGGGAACACAATCTGAAGCAGCTCCAGCGTTTTAGCGTGGAGCAGCAGGAACAGATGATCGGGCGTACGAAGCAGGATAATGAAGAGCTGTCTTCCGATGAGCGCCCTGTAACGTCGCATCTCAGCCGTGTGGATTTAAAGGAAGACGGTAAGGGGCTGAAGATTCTGCGTCAGAGCCTGCCTTATGGCACCGCGAGCGGTAAAAACGGGCTCTACTTTATTGCCTACTGCGCACGTCTGCATAACATTGAGCAGCAACTGCTGAGCATGTTCGGCGATCGTGACGGTAAACGTGATGAGATGCTGCGCTTTACGCGTGCCGTCAGCGGCAGCTACTTCTTCGCGCCTTCTCTGGATCAGCTGTTGTCGCTGTAA
- a CDS encoding RpoE-regulated lipoprotein yields MNFRPLGLSLVLGLPLVLSGCSTLSNFSWSSLSPFNWFGSSLEVSDAGVGGINAGTPLSEGALQSALDGGYQLRSGMGTSNGQLVAFYQALDGKDVKMIISGQPKGSVRKVEVMDPAIGSAGGVKIGDAFSNTYSKAFESCQLGQGDDARSVECAAPQSTHISYVYSGEWSGPEGLMPPDDILKTWKVSKIVWHAQARNTSAL; encoded by the coding sequence ATGAATTTTCGCCCGCTGGGTTTATCGCTGGTGCTGGGTTTACCGCTGGTGCTGAGTGGATGCAGCACGCTTTCCAATTTCTCCTGGTCCAGCCTGTCACCGTTTAACTGGTTCGGCAGTTCGCTGGAGGTGAGCGATGCGGGTGTCGGTGGTATCAATGCCGGTACGCCACTGTCTGAAGGGGCGCTACAGAGCGCGCTGGATGGTGGTTATCAACTGCGTAGCGGAATGGGTACCTCCAACGGTCAACTGGTCGCGTTTTATCAGGCGCTGGATGGTAAAGACGTGAAGATGATCATCAGCGGCCAGCCGAAGGGCAGCGTGCGCAAAGTTGAGGTCATGGATCCCGCGATTGGCAGCGCAGGTGGCGTGAAAATCGGTGACGCTTTTAGCAATACCTATAGCAAAGCGTTCGAGTCCTGCCAGTTGGGACAAGGTGATGATGCGCGGAGCGTGGAATGTGCCGCACCGCAGAGTACGCATATCAGCTACGTCTATTCCGGCGAATGGAGCGGCCCGGAAGGCTTGATGCCGCCGGACGATATTCTGAAGACCTGGAAGGTGAGCAAAATCGTGTGGCATGCGCAGGCGCGTAACACATCTGCTTTATAA
- a CDS encoding ABC transporter ATP-binding protein/permease: protein MKKVMAQFVDLCRPFWGGKRSWQAWLLLLVTISMGGMIVYLNVLLNEWSKTFYDALGAFDSNLLLSLMKEYGVYILLYIGSIVYQEWFTKLLIIRWRTALTAELVDSWLAKRAFYRMSVAGKIDNPDQRIAEDINLFVDKAVSLVIEFLIVTARLFSFVVILWGLSGVQRFTLFGKEWVIEGYLVWIAILYTLLGSLITHVVGKRLHNINYEKQKAEADFRAALLRKHDNAEQIALYGGEAQEKSHLQRHFSAIVSNWGRFMNAERNLGFFTTGYMRVSQIVPVFAALPAFLSKTVTLGGLMQIRGAFAQVHGALSWFIHKYKEFVILSASMARLSQFKEEIKRHQSEQVDAPVGQDLRIDQLSFTTPQGSPLLQHVDLSCEAGSWSKFAGRSGLGKSTLLRTLNGLWPYYDGRWQAPEGRSLLLPQQSYLGQGTLAEILCYPHPPLADSEMLRQTLDSVGLGAWRDRLDEQLNWDRVFSGGERQRVAFARALIAKPDTLYLDEATSNLDHDAARQLLALVKMALPACTVVAITHQTELDDLFSHRYDLTDFASQRS, encoded by the coding sequence GTGAAGAAGGTTATGGCACAGTTTGTCGATCTGTGCCGTCCATTCTGGGGCGGCAAACGCAGCTGGCAGGCATGGCTCCTACTGCTCGTAACTATTTCGATGGGTGGGATGATCGTCTATCTCAATGTGTTGTTAAACGAGTGGAGTAAGACGTTTTATGATGCGTTAGGCGCATTCGACAGCAATTTGCTGCTGTCTCTGATGAAAGAATACGGCGTTTACATCCTGCTCTATATCGGGTCGATCGTGTATCAGGAGTGGTTTACCAAACTGCTGATTATCCGCTGGCGTACCGCGTTAACCGCTGAGCTGGTAGATAGCTGGCTGGCGAAGCGGGCATTTTATCGGATGTCAGTTGCGGGCAAGATTGATAACCCAGACCAGCGTATTGCCGAAGATATCAACCTGTTTGTCGACAAAGCCGTTAGTCTGGTCATCGAATTTTTGATCGTGACCGCGCGTTTGTTCTCTTTCGTCGTCATTCTATGGGGATTATCGGGCGTTCAGCGCTTTACCCTGTTTGGCAAAGAGTGGGTAATCGAAGGTTATCTGGTCTGGATCGCTATTCTGTATACGCTGCTCGGCAGCCTGATTACGCATGTGGTCGGGAAACGTCTGCATAATATTAATTATGAGAAGCAAAAGGCAGAGGCCGATTTCCGTGCGGCGCTGCTGCGTAAGCATGATAACGCCGAGCAAATCGCGCTGTACGGCGGCGAAGCGCAAGAGAAAAGCCATCTTCAGCGGCATTTCTCTGCCATCGTGTCGAACTGGGGGCGTTTTATGAATGCCGAGCGTAATCTGGGCTTCTTCACCACAGGCTATATGCGTGTAAGCCAGATTGTGCCGGTCTTTGCCGCTCTGCCTGCTTTCCTGAGTAAAACGGTAACGCTGGGCGGGTTGATGCAGATCCGCGGGGCGTTTGCGCAAGTACACGGTGCGTTGAGCTGGTTTATCCATAAGTACAAAGAGTTCGTGATTCTTTCTGCCAGTATGGCGCGTTTGAGCCAGTTTAAGGAAGAAATCAAACGTCACCAGTCTGAACAGGTCGATGCGCCGGTAGGACAGGATTTACGTATTGATCAGCTTTCTTTCACCACGCCGCAGGGTTCTCCGCTGTTGCAGCATGTGGATCTGAGCTGCGAAGCGGGGAGCTGGAGTAAATTTGCTGGCCGCAGCGGGCTAGGGAAGTCAACGCTGCTGCGTACGTTAAACGGCCTGTGGCCCTATTACGATGGTCGCTGGCAGGCACCGGAAGGGCGTAGTCTGCTGTTACCGCAGCAAAGCTATCTGGGGCAGGGTACGCTGGCGGAGATTCTCTGCTATCCGCACCCGCCGCTGGCTGACAGCGAGATGCTGCGTCAGACGCTGGATAGCGTCGGGCTCGGCGCGTGGCGCGATCGTCTGGATGAGCAACTGAATTGGGATCGCGTATTCTCCGGCGGAGAGCGGCAGCGTGTCGCCTTTGCCCGCGCGCTGATTGCCAAACCCGATACGCTCTATCTGGATGAAGCGACCAGCAATCTGGATCATGACGCCGCCAGGCAGCTTTTGGCGCTGGTCAAGATGGCGTTGCCTGCGTGTACCGTGGTGGCGATTACGCACCAGACGGAGCTGGACGATCTGTTCTCGCATCGTTATGACTTAACGGATTTTGCCTCACAGCGCAGTTGA
- a CDS encoding insulinase family protein, protein MKSKIMYWLTAVGLLAGSVVSQAEEIKSPLPVFKEGTLANGLRYTLVPLEGQKSRVDIRLIVDVGSIDEKDNESGVAHMVEHMVFRASDAFPQGVSTELHKQGWGRGQSYNAVTNYERTMYMMSPPKGNRDLGTTLQALSQMTGHAKLSQADLDDERKIILEEWRGKLGVAERMNQQRVQAIRHDSRYPSRPTIGTEQSINETPASVLQDFYQRWYHPSNMRLMIIGDIAPADAEREIQRYFAPLPNVAVPARDYYEPLLKPQLKVARLQDSQSGSSQVSFVYRFNDKDTFGQPELRHRLLTQITMSALTRQIRRQKTELPQDASSLVVRKSDIGKTTAALGFFANVMPGGHDAAISAVLKEIERLKRYPLNEQDIKEITADIREVAQRMSTSSEKREFEDWVQQLTIVWQQDRPYVGSQQRGKEALEMLDTITTEDVNRHLQRWLASPDTLVQFSVPGATPFTLPKPEAIRKVQAQWAAAPLAPLQVEKEKVIPELPVVTQSGKRTAVKTFAAQKVEQWQLSNGDRVVWLRAPEAGKKVWLTAVSQAGFMATSMNPWQAQLASQLVEQSGPATWSGEALANWKKEKSLSIMVSHDADQLTLSGQAPIKELANLFGLYRELNVAPGIDPDVMKESMMGLARQKANDDQSVSGKRTSEIAKLRFGGPAWQQPEIEELKHVSAPALLSQWHKAASAPVTYYLIADMPAAHLLPQVERYLATIPRQPASEVKSYLALPGKREATSAISIEPRADIRTWSFTPHTWTPQAAVQVSVARNIANKYLKTSLRDDALGIYRMRVDSELEDKKQRIETEVSFSSAPERAQELWKLAEQVFAELPTTITQEDVDDQKAQFIRAEKGRQGDLMTIQRRLLLSYRHYDDPRYLSSVSTLADSITLDSVRAMSAKLYNPDNRVLYITLPQEVKE, encoded by the coding sequence ATGAAAAGTAAAATCATGTATTGGCTAACGGCTGTCGGCCTGTTAGCGGGAAGCGTTGTAAGCCAGGCTGAAGAAATAAAAAGTCCGTTGCCGGTTTTTAAAGAAGGAACGCTGGCGAACGGATTGCGTTATACCCTCGTGCCGCTGGAAGGGCAGAAATCGCGGGTGGATATTCGCCTGATTGTTGATGTCGGTTCGATTGATGAGAAAGACAACGAATCCGGCGTGGCGCACATGGTGGAACACATGGTGTTTCGCGCCAGCGACGCGTTTCCTCAAGGTGTGAGTACGGAACTGCACAAGCAGGGATGGGGACGCGGACAGAGCTATAACGCCGTGACCAACTACGAGCGCACCATGTACATGATGAGCCCGCCAAAAGGGAATCGCGATCTGGGGACGACGTTACAGGCGCTGAGCCAGATGACGGGTCATGCCAAGTTGTCGCAAGCCGATCTCGACGATGAGCGAAAAATTATTCTGGAAGAGTGGCGTGGCAAGCTGGGCGTAGCGGAACGCATGAACCAGCAGCGTGTACAGGCAATTCGCCACGACTCCCGTTATCCTTCCCGCCCGACGATTGGCACGGAACAGTCGATTAATGAAACGCCGGCCAGCGTATTACAGGATTTCTATCAGCGCTGGTATCACCCGTCGAATATGCGTTTGATGATTATTGGTGATATCGCGCCTGCTGATGCGGAACGTGAAATTCAACGCTATTTTGCACCGCTGCCTAATGTTGCTGTGCCAGCTCGTGATTACTACGAGCCATTACTGAAACCACAGCTCAAAGTTGCACGCTTGCAGGATAGCCAAAGCGGTAGCAGCCAGGTGTCGTTTGTCTATCGTTTCAATGACAAAGATACCTTCGGTCAGCCCGAGCTGCGCCATCGTTTGCTGACGCAAATCACGATGTCTGCGCTCACGCGCCAGATTCGTCGACAGAAAACCGAATTGCCGCAAGATGCCAGTAGCCTAGTGGTGCGTAAATCGGATATCGGTAAAACCACCGCTGCGCTGGGCTTTTTTGCGAACGTGATGCCGGGTGGTCATGACGCCGCGATTTCTGCGGTATTGAAAGAAATTGAGCGGTTAAAACGCTACCCGTTAAACGAGCAGGACATCAAAGAGATCACTGCGGATATCCGTGAAGTGGCACAGCGTATGAGCACGTCCTCGGAGAAACGCGAATTTGAGGATTGGGTTCAGCAGTTGACCATCGTCTGGCAGCAGGATCGCCCTTATGTCGGCAGCCAGCAGCGTGGTAAAGAGGCGCTGGAAATGCTGGACACCATCACGACTGAAGACGTGAATCGTCATTTGCAACGCTGGTTAGCTTCACCGGATACGCTGGTGCAGTTTAGCGTGCCGGGCGCGACGCCGTTCACGCTGCCTAAACCAGAGGCGATTCGTAAGGTACAGGCGCAGTGGGCCGCTGCACCGCTGGCACCGCTGCAGGTAGAAAAGGAGAAAGTCATTCCTGAGCTTCCAGTGGTGACGCAAAGCGGAAAACGCACGGCGGTGAAGACCTTTGCCGCACAGAAGGTAGAGCAGTGGCAGTTGAGCAACGGTGACCGTGTGGTATGGCTGCGTGCGCCGGAAGCCGGTAAAAAAGTCTGGCTGACCGCCGTGAGTCAGGCTGGGTTTATGGCGACGTCAATGAACCCGTGGCAGGCGCAGTTGGCAAGCCAGTTGGTGGAGCAAAGTGGCCCCGCAACGTGGAGCGGAGAAGCGCTCGCTAACTGGAAAAAAGAGAAATCCCTGTCAATTATGGTTTCTCATGATGCCGATCAGTTGACGCTGAGTGGACAGGCTCCGATTAAGGAATTGGCGAATCTTTTTGGCCTATACCGTGAACTGAATGTCGCGCCGGGCATCGATCCTGATGTGATGAAAGAAAGCATGATGGGTCTGGCGCGTCAGAAGGCCAATGACGATCAGTCCGTGTCAGGAAAACGTACCAGCGAAATTGCCAAATTACGCTTTGGCGGGCCAGCCTGGCAACAGCCTGAAATTGAAGAACTGAAGCACGTTTCCGCGCCAGCTTTGCTGTCACAGTGGCATAAAGCGGCTTCTGCACCCGTGACGTACTATCTGATCGCGGATATGCCTGCTGCACATCTGTTACCGCAGGTTGAGCGCTATTTAGCGACAATCCCGCGCCAGCCTGCCAGCGAAGTAAAATCATATCTGGCGCTGCCGGGTAAACGTGAGGCGACATCGGCTATCAGTATCGAACCGCGTGCTGATATCCGCACCTGGAGCTTCACTCCGCATACGTGGACACCACAGGCGGCGGTGCAGGTGAGCGTTGCTCGTAATATCGCGAATAAATATCTCAAGACGAGCCTACGTGATGATGCGCTGGGTATTTACCGCATGCGTGTCGATAGCGAACTGGAAGATAAAAAACAGCGTATTGAGACCGAAGTGAGCTTCAGCAGTGCACCTGAGCGTGCGCAGGAGCTGTGGAAACTGGCTGAGCAGGTCTTTGCTGAACTGCCAACGACGATTACTCAGGAAGATGTGGACGACCAGAAAGCACAGTTCATCCGTGCGGAAAAAGGGCGTCAGGGCGATCTGATGACCATACAACGCCGTTTGCTTCTGAGCTATCGCCACTATGACGATCCGCGTTATCTGAGCAGCGTCTCTACACTCGCGGACAGTATCACGCTGGACAGTGTGCGTGCGATGTCAGCGAAGCTGTATAACCCGGATAACCGCGTGCTTTACATCACCTTGCCGCAAGAGGTGAAAGAGTGA
- a CDS encoding TonB-dependent receptor: MRNFLGMRNTIWPTAMLTLALSGGSSALGATAPAQSIHLPAQSLEKSLTQLARQTGVNFGVDSQLVAGKQAPALEGNYTVEQALDRLLNSNNLYAEPTETGKAFIIRPMASVPAADDVQSIPTGAENSHSGNEGRGDVIMVKAQITPGPMEIGSQQLVAEEIAKKPTANGNITELLRTNPNVQFSETSRNSETPGELAPDVVSFHGEKFYNNNFMIDGMSNNDRLNPGVNVGEVGSTANGNAANDFPSGHPESFWIDSSLIESLSVYDSNVSAKYGQFTGGVIDAKLKNPSFTQPSGSISYRTTRSSWTKYHLEKKDEASFSAATTLKRQPKFTKNFYNLNVSQPLSDNAALMFIYSRKESNIPYWHNYLQKWENQSRESESYMLRGVWDANENNQFSFSFQNSPHTATYVRANYKDSKYINEGGGASINLGWDNQNAFGKVSTKLIAKQNENTISNDKKDAYVWGLTPSIGWQTGASSANEGGYGTIKTEQKGINFKHDWQLNPISAWGVQHQLDFGFDTDFSQASYRRKETSYNYGVVVKNAAIVCKSGDSACINGEQYLSQRAVYEASNVSVAASTYAAYLQDSLTFSRLTMVTGIRVDYDDYMKNINLSPRFSTSYDVWGDRSTEIFGGVNRYYAGNVLAYKLREARKQPYNECRSDKLTSTGGCTKASTNTTPGDWVFGRAINQANYRYTSLNTPYSDELNFGVQQRIYDTVWALKWVHREAKDQFSAERNETTKVYELTNNGKSESDTFSLVVKPVSPIEWNSAVFSWTAGGNIQKSTSSNKDYDTEADLDGYILYNGKMIRAIDKPADNFNRPWTAFLELNTEIPNWRLDWTQRLSYVGGYKAMKRTETINCPDDDRCSGYVGATDVYEEDQYGNNMLLDWRVTYTQPLGKQNLKVGVDVLNVLNKANKNESNYGLGRQFWLDVTYSW; encoded by the coding sequence ATGCGTAATTTTTTGGGGATGCGTAACACTATTTGGCCGACTGCGATGCTAACGCTGGCGTTAAGCGGAGGCAGCTCGGCGTTGGGCGCAACGGCACCAGCACAATCAATACACCTTCCTGCTCAGTCATTGGAAAAATCATTAACACAATTGGCGCGGCAGACGGGTGTCAATTTTGGTGTTGATAGCCAACTGGTTGCAGGGAAACAAGCTCCTGCGTTGGAAGGAAACTACACGGTGGAACAGGCTTTGGACAGGTTATTGAACAGTAATAACCTTTATGCCGAGCCTACAGAAACCGGTAAAGCTTTTATCATTCGCCCAATGGCTAGCGTGCCTGCGGCGGATGATGTACAGAGCATACCTACGGGTGCAGAGAATAGCCATTCAGGAAATGAAGGGCGTGGCGATGTAATCATGGTAAAAGCGCAGATTACACCGGGGCCGATGGAGATCGGTAGCCAACAATTGGTGGCTGAGGAAATCGCAAAAAAGCCGACAGCTAATGGAAATATTACTGAATTGCTGCGCACCAATCCAAACGTGCAATTCTCTGAAACCTCACGCAATAGTGAGACACCGGGAGAACTGGCCCCGGATGTTGTCTCGTTTCACGGTGAGAAATTCTATAACAACAACTTCATGATCGATGGGATGTCGAATAACGATCGCCTGAACCCCGGTGTGAATGTCGGTGAGGTGGGGTCTACAGCCAATGGGAATGCGGCTAATGATTTCCCATCTGGTCATCCTGAATCCTTCTGGATAGACAGTAGCCTGATTGAAAGCTTGTCGGTCTACGACAGTAACGTGTCGGCTAAGTATGGCCAATTTACGGGCGGTGTAATTGATGCGAAACTTAAAAATCCCTCGTTTACTCAACCGTCTGGTTCTATCTCTTACCGCACAACGCGTTCGTCATGGACGAAATATCACCTGGAGAAAAAAGATGAAGCGTCATTCAGTGCCGCAACCACGCTTAAGAGGCAGCCTAAATTTACCAAAAATTTTTATAACCTAAATGTGAGTCAGCCACTAAGTGATAACGCTGCGCTGATGTTTATTTATAGTCGTAAAGAATCAAATATTCCTTACTGGCATAATTATTTACAGAAATGGGAAAACCAGTCGCGTGAATCCGAAAGCTATATGTTGCGTGGTGTGTGGGATGCAAATGAGAATAATCAGTTCAGTTTTTCATTCCAAAATTCACCGCATACGGCGACCTATGTTCGCGCAAATTATAAAGATTCTAAATATATCAACGAAGGTGGGGGGGCAAGTATTAATCTTGGATGGGACAATCAGAATGCCTTCGGTAAAGTATCCACTAAGCTGATTGCTAAACAAAACGAAAATACGATATCTAACGATAAAAAAGATGCATATGTATGGGGGCTTACACCGAGTATTGGTTGGCAAACAGGAGCGAGTTCCGCAAACGAAGGTGGATATGGAACGATTAAAACTGAGCAGAAAGGAATTAACTTTAAACACGATTGGCAACTAAATCCTATATCTGCATGGGGTGTACAGCACCAGCTGGATTTTGGTTTTGATACTGATTTCTCTCAGGCAAGCTATCGTCGGAAAGAGACATCTTATAATTATGGCGTGGTAGTGAAAAATGCAGCGATAGTATGTAAAAGCGGTGATTCAGCCTGTATCAACGGCGAGCAGTACCTCAGTCAGAGAGCGGTTTATGAAGCGTCTAATGTGAGTGTCGCGGCCAGCACTTATGCGGCTTATTTACAGGATTCTTTGACTTTTTCACGTTTGACGATGGTGACTGGCATTCGCGTCGATTATGACGACTACATGAAGAACATTAATTTATCTCCACGTTTCAGTACCAGCTATGATGTTTGGGGCGATCGTTCCACAGAGATTTTCGGCGGAGTGAATCGTTACTATGCTGGCAATGTATTGGCCTATAAGCTGCGTGAAGCGCGTAAACAGCCTTATAACGAATGCCGATCCGATAAGTTGACTAGTACTGGTGGTTGTACAAAAGCCTCAACGAATACGACACCCGGTGATTGGGTCTTTGGTAGAGCAATTAACCAAGCTAATTATCGGTACACTTCATTAAATACCCCTTACAGCGATGAGTTAAATTTCGGTGTGCAGCAGCGAATTTATGATACGGTTTGGGCCCTGAAATGGGTTCATCGTGAAGCAAAAGATCAATTTTCTGCTGAGAGAAATGAAACTACAAAAGTCTATGAGTTAACTAATAACGGTAAGTCTGAATCCGACACGTTTAGTCTGGTGGTTAAACCGGTTTCTCCAATTGAATGGAATTCCGCGGTATTTAGCTGGACGGCGGGAGGGAATATTCAGAAAAGTACTTCCTCAAATAAAGACTATGACACCGAAGCGGATCTCGATGGCTATATTCTCTACAACGGGAAAATGATCCGAGCGATTGATAAACCCGCTGATAATTTCAACCGCCCTTGGACGGCGTTTCTTGAGCTGAATACTGAAATTCCTAACTGGCGTTTGGACTGGACACAACGTTTAAGTTATGTCGGCGGGTATAAAGCCATGAAGCGTACTGAAACTATTAACTGCCCAGATGACGACCGCTGTTCTGGATATGTTGGTGCCACAGATGTTTATGAAGAAGATCAGTATGGCAACAATATGCTGTTGGATTGGCGTGTGACTTATACCCAGCCATTGGGTAAGCAGAATCTAAAAGTGGGCGTAGATGTTCTCAATGTCCTGAATAAAGCCAATAAGAATGAATCTAATTATGGATTAGGTCGTCAGTTCTGGCTGGATGTGACGTATTCATGGTAA
- a CDS encoding FecR domain-containing protein, producing MKRNADFEQIQQQAAEWILRFSEVEQDSDDAILLHKEWQQWCLSDARHSVVYHQMQQLWASAAITPAATSRKSRSSRYVALAIFIAGGWLLSQLPYAYWLADQRTVAGEVRRIVLDDGSELMLNSNSAVNISFTSQKRTITLLRGEVYAHVAKDPRSRPFVIDSAQATAQALGTRYSVRDTGEDTLVSVDESRVRVTAHGNSDIRLDLGAGQKVGLDRLHITRPVGASMEAGWIHNQLIFENAPFIQVVDELSRHYPGLIYLDPRQRQELGSLHFTGVLPLNDSQQALELLKHSLPISVRQSLGYIVWISENKNR from the coding sequence ATGAAGCGTAACGCTGACTTTGAGCAGATCCAGCAGCAAGCCGCTGAATGGATATTACGCTTCTCAGAGGTCGAGCAGGATAGCGACGACGCGATATTACTGCACAAAGAGTGGCAGCAGTGGTGCCTGAGCGACGCCCGCCATTCTGTGGTTTATCATCAGATGCAGCAATTATGGGCAAGTGCTGCCATCACGCCAGCGGCGACATCCCGCAAATCGCGCTCATCCCGTTATGTTGCTCTGGCGATTTTCATCGCAGGTGGTTGGTTACTAAGCCAGCTGCCTTATGCTTATTGGTTGGCCGATCAGCGTACTGTTGCTGGTGAAGTCCGGCGCATTGTACTGGATGACGGTAGCGAATTGATGCTGAACAGCAATTCAGCTGTGAATATTTCCTTTACATCACAAAAACGAACGATCACGTTGCTACGTGGTGAAGTTTACGCGCATGTTGCCAAAGATCCGCGTAGCAGACCGTTTGTGATTGACAGTGCACAGGCAACGGCTCAGGCACTGGGTACTCGCTATAGCGTACGTGATACAGGAGAAGATACGCTGGTGAGCGTTGACGAATCTCGTGTACGTGTGACCGCGCATGGGAACTCGGATATCCGCCTTGACCTTGGTGCTGGTCAGAAGGTTGGACTTGATCGGCTCCATATTACCCGGCCAGTGGGGGCATCAATGGAAGCTGGTTGGATTCACAACCAATTAATTTTTGAAAATGCCCCGTTCATTCAGGTTGTCGATGAACTTTCCCGTCATTACCCAGGGCTAATTTATCTGGATCCGCGTCAGCGTCAGGAACTAGGCAGTCTGCACTTTACCGGCGTTCTGCCATTGAATGACAGTCAGCAAGCGCTCGAACTACTGAAACATTCCCTTCCCATCTCCGTCCGGCAGTCTCTCGGCTACATTGTCTGGATTAGTGAAAATAAAAATCGTTAA